TGCGCGTGCCCCTGGCCGACTACAACCACATCCGCGTCGGCGACGACCTGCCCGACGACCGCTATCTCTTCCTCAGCGACATCGTGCCGACGGCCTGGCAGGGCGTGCAGTACGCGAACGTCCCCGAGGGCGGCACGCTCGCCGTCATGGGGCTCGGCCCGGTGGGGCAGTTCGCCGCACGTATCGGCGTGCACCTGGGCTACCGCGTGCTCGCGATCGAGCCGGAGTCCGAGCGTCGCGCGATGGCCGAGCGCCACGGCATCCTGACATACGACCTCACCGACACGGTGGTCGACGAGCTCGTCGACCTCACCGAGGGCCGCGGGGCGGACGGGGTGGTGGATGCCGTCGGCATGGAGGCCCACGGCAACGGCGGCATCAAGCTGGCCCAGAACGCCGTCGGCCTGCTGCCCGACGCCCTCGCACGAAAGCTCATGGACAAGGCCGGGCTCGACCGCCTCGCCGCGGTCTACGCCTCGATCGACCTCGTGCGCCGGGGCGGGACGGTGTCGCTCAGCGGCGTGTACGCGGGTGAGGCCGACGTGCTGCCGATGAAGACGATGTTCGACAAGCAGCTGAATCTGCGCATGGGGCAGTGCAACGTCAAGCGCTGGATCGACGACCTGCTGCCGCTGGTGGAAGACCCCGCCGATCCGCTCGGCGTGATGAACCTCGTGACGCACCACGCCCCGCTGGAAGACGCTCCCGGCCTGTACGAGACGTTCCAGAAGAAGGAGGACGGCTGCATCAAGGTCGTCCTCCGCCCCGCCTCCTGACCCCGGCCTCCCTCCCGCCTGCGCGGCGCGGCGCGAGCAGTGCGCGCGCGGTCGGGACGGGCGGCGCGTCGGAGGGCGGGCGGGGCGCGTGAGGGGTCAGAATTTGTCGCCTGGAGGGGGTGCCAAGCGACACTTCTTGACCCCTCACGCGCAGGCGGCGCGGCGGCGCGGGGACTCGGGCGGGAGGGGACGGAGGGGGATGCCGGGGCGGCGGGGGTCAGACC
The DNA window shown above is from Microbacterium proteolyticum and carries:
- a CDS encoding zinc-dependent alcohol dehydrogenase translates to MKALTWQGTRNVSVEDVPDPEILEPTDAIVKITSTAICGSDLHLYELFGPFIDKGDVLGHEPMGVVVEVGSAVANLAVGDRIVVPFNISCGHCFMCRRGLQSQCETTQVREYGSGAALFGYTKLYGQVPGGQAEYLRVPLADYNHIRVGDDLPDDRYLFLSDIVPTAWQGVQYANVPEGGTLAVMGLGPVGQFAARIGVHLGYRVLAIEPESERRAMAERHGILTYDLTDTVVDELVDLTEGRGADGVVDAVGMEAHGNGGIKLAQNAVGLLPDALARKLMDKAGLDRLAAVYASIDLVRRGGTVSLSGVYAGEADVLPMKTMFDKQLNLRMGQCNVKRWIDDLLPLVEDPADPLGVMNLVTHHAPLEDAPGLYETFQKKEDGCIKVVLRPAS